A window of Nitrospinaceae bacterium genomic DNA:
CGCTGTCATTCAGATCAATATGTAATTGGCGTACGCAACGGGGAAAACATTCTTTTAGAAAACAAAGACCCCATCCGCCATGAAATAGCCACTTATGAGATCAACAGCGCCTCTTATGTAAAACAAAAAAGCAATAAAGCCGTCGTCAAGCATTCCAGTCACGTCCGCTCGGCGTTTGTCGGTCAGGATACAGACGAGTTTCTCATCAAATGCAACCTGCACCCTTTCTTACAGACCCGCGGGGTCATGGTCGACAATCCCTATTATGCGATTTCCGATGCCGATGGAAACTTCACATTGAAGGATATACCCTCCGGAACTTACGAGGTTCTCGCCTGGCATCCCTTCATTCCCACGCAAAAAGGGACCGTCACCATACAAGCCGACGGCGTGGCGCAACTCGATTTTGAATTTAAGTCAGAGGATGTGAGGCGGAAACTCTATCACGATGATCTCGATGGCTATCGGTTTCAACCCTGGTTCGACACTTTCGAGAAGTTTTACGGGGGGCCCCGTGTGGATGATCCTGTGGAGATTCTGCAAAAATTCTAGCCTGAGGGGACCTGTTCTTATCCTGCCTGCCGGATCACCATAGCGGGACGCTTTTCCGCCCGCTGGAAATTGGCGGCCGCCGACTCGGCTCCGGCGCGGTCCAGATACCTTCCGATATACACCCGGTGCCAGGTGCCCTTATTATTTGGCAATACGGTTTTTCCGACAAAAGATGCATATCCCTTGCTTGCCAGGACGCTTCTTAAAGCTTCCGCGCGCTCAAAATCGCGGAAGGAACTGACTTGCACGACATAGGAAAGAAAAGTTGACAATTCCTGAGCAACGGACTTTTTCGGTTCGGCCTTTTTTAATCCGATAGATTCGATTTCCTGAAAGGCTTTTTGAATCTCAAAAGTTGTATTCGATGTAGCGACTGTTCTCACAGCTCTTTTTTCAACACGAGGGGGAGCAACGGGTGTAACTTTCTTCCGATGGATTTCTTCCTTCCCGGCCCTTACGGGAGAGGATTGATATATTTTGTAGGCTTTTTCATTTTTCACGGGTTTCGCTGACGGGTGTTTTTTGAAAACCTTTCCGTCCAGACCCGCCATTTTACTCACAGGAGAAGATGGATATTGTTTGTAGGCTTTTTCATTTTTCACGGGTTTCGCTGACGAATGTTTTTTGAAAACCTCCCCGTCCAAACCCACCATTTTACTCATGGAAGGGTCATTTAAGACTTTAAAGAAGGTGAAGTCTTCATTTGCATTCGTGACGGCCTGCCTGAAGGCTTTGCGATCCGAATAAAAATTCTTGGGTTTGACGACGCTGATCTTTTTCACCACCGGATGAACTTCCGGTTCGAAAAAAGTGAACCGGTCCAGAGCATAGATTCCTGCAAAATACAAACCGGCTCCCGCAAAACTCAACGTCAGAAAAGTAAGAAACCTTCGCATATATCCTTTATTGTTGCTCTCTCGTTTTCACTTCAGCCCAGATCAATTCAAATTCTCAGCTGCCTGGCTCCAGCCTGAATAAAATCACGTCACATTTTTTCCGGCGCCGAAATTCCCATCAGCGACAATCCGTTGCGGATGGTGATCCGTAAACAAAACAGTAGAAACAGACGGGCCTCGGTCAACGGTTTGTCCTCCGTCACCACGCGGTGCTTGTTGTAATAACTGTGAAACACAGCCACCAGATCGTGAAGGTAGTGGGAAATCCGGTGCACCTCCAACGACAACGCGCTTTTCTCCACCACTTCCGAAAAGGCCAGAATTTTCTTGATGAGCTCGAATTCTCCTTCCTCCACCAAGGGTGAAAGATCCACTTCCTCAAAGCCGGGGACCGCCACCCCCTGCTTTTCAGCAGTGAGGAACACGTTACAAATACGCGCATGCGCGTACTGAATGTAAAAAACGGGATTTTCAGGGGTTTCCTTCTTGGCGAGTTCCAGATCGAAATCCAAATGGCTGTCACAGCTTCTCGACAGGAAAAAATACCGGGCCGCATCCACGCCGACCTCGTCCACCACTTCCTTGAGGGTGACAAACTCCCCCGAACGCGTGGACATGGAAACCTTTTCTCCGCCGCGTTTTAGAGAAACAAACTGCACCAGAAGCGCCTTGAACACTTCCTTGTCATAACCCAGGGCCTGCATCACGGCCTGCATGCGCGGCACATAGCCATGATGGTCCGCGCCGAAAAGGTCGACCAGCTTGTCATATCCGCGCTGAACCTTGTTTTGATGATAGGCGATGTCCGAACAAAAATAGGTCTGCTCGCCGTTCTGCTTGACGATCACCCGGTCCTTGTCGTCCTGAAACGCCGATGATTTCAGCCACACCGCACCGTCCTTTTCATAGATGAAACCTTTTTCCTTCAACCAGGCCAGAGCGTTATCGACGGCGTCGCCCTCATAAAGAGTCTTTTCACTGAACCACTGGTCAAATTCGACCCGGAACTCCTTGAGATCCTCTTTGATGCCGTTCAAAACCCATTGGGCCGCAACCTCCCTGAAAAAGGGGAGCGCCTCCGCTTCGGACTGATCGAGAAATTCATCGCCACGCTGATCGATAACTCCCTGAGCGATGTCCTTTATGTAATCTCCCTGATAGTGATCCCCTGGAAACTCTACCTTTTTACCGTAAATCTCCTGGTACCTCAGCCACGTCGAGCGGCCCAGAATATTCATCTGGTTGCCCACATCGTTGACGTAATATTCGGTTTTAAGATCGAATCCCGCTTTCAGGAGGATTTTGCTCAGCGTATTGCCCACTGCCGCACCTCGGCCATGCCCCACATGCAGGGGACCTGTCGGGTTGGCGCTCACGTATTCCACGAGGACTTTTTGCCCGTTACCCACCGTCGAACGGCCAAACTCCTCGCCGCTTTCGGCCACCTGCAATAGTCTCTTCAAGAAAAACGACCGCGACATACGTAGATTGATGAATCCCGGCCCTGCCGTTTCCACCTGTTCCACCTGCCCCGATCCGTTCGTAAGATATTTACAAATCACCTCGGCGATTACTTTGGGGCTTTTGCGCTCCGGTTTGGCCAGAGTCATGGCGAGGTTGGTTGAAAAATCGCCTAATTTGGGGTCTTTGGGTTTTTCAATGACGATCTCAGGCTCTTTTGCCATTTCAAGGTCGCCATTATTTTTGGCGTGCGCCAGGGCATCGCGCACTAATTGTTGAATCACATGCTTCATATGGGAACAATTTTCCTAATTCACAAAAAGGAATAGCGCCAGACGGACAAAAGCCGACGGTGCCAGGATTATTTTTTCTGGGGAGAAGTTGTGTAATTAATTCTTTTACTTAATCAGACTGCTGACGGACCGCTTCTATCCGGCGTTCCATCTCTTCTTCAAACGCTTTTTTTTGCTCCGCAAATTCCCGCGTCAGTTCCCCTGCCACCGATTCCATCT
This region includes:
- the argS gene encoding arginine--tRNA ligase; the encoded protein is MKHVIQQLVRDALAHAKNNGDLEMAKEPEIVIEKPKDPKLGDFSTNLAMTLAKPERKSPKVIAEVICKYLTNGSGQVEQVETAGPGFINLRMSRSFFLKRLLQVAESGEEFGRSTVGNGQKVLVEYVSANPTGPLHVGHGRGAAVGNTLSKILLKAGFDLKTEYYVNDVGNQMNILGRSTWLRYQEIYGKKVEFPGDHYQGDYIKDIAQGVIDQRGDEFLDQSEAEALPFFREVAAQWVLNGIKEDLKEFRVEFDQWFSEKTLYEGDAVDNALAWLKEKGFIYEKDGAVWLKSSAFQDDKDRVIVKQNGEQTYFCSDIAYHQNKVQRGYDKLVDLFGADHHGYVPRMQAVMQALGYDKEVFKALLVQFVSLKRGGEKVSMSTRSGEFVTLKEVVDEVGVDAARYFFLSRSCDSHLDFDLELAKKETPENPVFYIQYAHARICNVFLTAEKQGVAVPGFEEVDLSPLVEEGEFELIKKILAFSEVVEKSALSLEVHRISHYLHDLVAVFHSYYNKHRVVTEDKPLTEARLFLLFCLRITIRNGLSLMGISAPEKM